The nucleotide sequence CCAGAAGCGGCGCACCGTGTCGCGGTAGCGTCCATTCCATTCCGCCCAGTCGATAGGGAAGTTGCCCACCTGGTAGCCGCCCAGGCCCACGTCCCACGGCTCCGCGATCAACTTGACCTGGCTCAGCACCGGATCTTGTTGCACGATGTCGAAGAAAGACGCCATCCGCGTCGGCCCATCCTTTTCCCGGCCCAATACCGTCGCCAGATCAAAGCGGAAGCCATCGACATGCATCACGTTCACCCAGTAGCGCAGGCTGTCGGCAATCATGCGCAGGACCACTGGATTCGACATCTGCGGTGAGTTTCCGCATCCCGTGTAGTCGTGATACAAGCACGGCGTGTCAGTTTCCAGCCAGTAATAATTGAGGTTGTCGATTCCACGCCAGGAAAGCGTGGGTCCAAGATGATTGCTTTCGCAGGTGTGGTTGTACACCACGTCCAGGATCACCTCGAATCCAGCGCGGTGAAGCTGTTTCACCATCTGCTTGAATTCAGTCACCTGTTGGCCGAGATTGCCGCTGGCGCTGTAGCGGGCATCGGGGGCAGAAAATCCCAGCGTGTTGTAACCCCAGTAGTTGGTCAGTCCTTTATCGAGCAGAAACTTTTCCGGCTGGCAGGCGTGAATGGGAAGCAGCTCCAGGGTGGTTACTCCCAGGTATTGCAGATATTCGATCGCAGTCGGCGAACCCAGCCCTGCATAGCTTCCACGTAGAGCTGGATCCAGATTGCGCAAGCGGGCCGTGAATCCCTTCACGTGCAGCTCGTAGAGGATGGTCTTATCGAGCGGAATTCGCGGCGGTGCATCTCCCTCCCAGTCAAACCCGCCATCCACGACGATGCACTTGGGCGCGGCTGCGGTGTCATCGGAAGTGTCGATCACCAGGTCAGCGCGCGGGTCACCGCGCTTGTACGCATACGCTGAACCGCGCGACCAATCCATCGTTCCCGAGATGGCGTGCGCGTAGGGATCCACCAGAAGCTTGGCAGCGTTGAAACGCTGGCCCTTCACCGGATCGTATGGACCGGCGACGCGGTAGCCATAGATTTGCCCCGGCATGCATCCCTTGCAGTACACATGCCAGATGAAGCGAGTCCGGTTCTTCACTTCGATGGTCTGCGAGGGCGTGCCGGTGTCCGCGCCGTCGAACAGGCACAACGTCACCCCCTCGGCATTCTGCGAAAAGAGCGCAAAATTCACGCCCTCTCCATCCCAAGTGGCGCCCAGCGGATAGGGCCTGCCCCGCCTGATCTCGAACATTATGTGCCTTTGCTTGGTTTATTGAAGGCCCAGTCTCGGCGGCTTATTGTACAGGGTGCGCAAAAAAGTCAGGTGTGTCTAGGCACCAGGTGAGTTGATTGAGGAATCATCCTGAGGCGCGCTGCGGCGGCCGAAGGATTTAGGCATTTTTGAGTCAGGACTTAGACCCCTGCAAACGCTATCTGCACTTCGGTGCGCGGCTTTTGCAGGGCGAGAAGGCGCCTTCCCGCCCTCATCTCAACCATGCGAAATGAAGGCGGGAAGGGAAGCGAGCCGGACGGATTTACTGCGGAATCACCAGGGTGGCCCCGGCGCGAATTACGTTGGGATCGGCAATATTGTTGGCTTGAGCAATTTTCATGTACTGGTTGGCGTTTCCGTAAAACATTTTGCTGATCTTGGAGAGATTGTCGCCTGCCTGGATCGTGTAAGTCTGCTGCCCACCTGTGCTGGCGATGTCATGCTCCAGATCGCCATACGTGGGGTCAACCTGCTTGATCGCGTCCCAAACGCGGTTCTTGGCAAGCTCCGACGGAACTGTGGCTTTCAGGTAAAGCTTGTCGCCGTGCAGGTCGGTCGCCTGTACGCTGCCGCCGAATCTCGTGATTGCCTCGATGACTGGGTTGTATTTGCTTCTCAGGGCGTTCAAATCGGCCATAAGTCCTCCTTGAGAACTGGTTATTTATTCGGCTGTTGAGGGGTCATCCTGAGGCCACACCGCGGCCGGAGGATCTGATGGTAACTCTGCGCGACGCGTAGCGAGCGAGAGTCTATGTATCCTCTGCACTGTTCTTAAAATTCCTCCCGACAATTCTAGATTCAAGGCTGGGCGAGATGGTGTCGGGCTGAAGTTTGTTTGAACCTCGCTAAATCGCAAGCCAGCTTTTTTCTTGCCGGGAAAACACCGTGAGTTTCAAGCGGGGTGTCCAACTCCAGCCCTACCGCAGTTCCGGCATACTGATCGCCAGCAGCCGCGCTGGATCCAGATACACTCCCTCCCACCGTACCGCCATATGCAGATGAGGTCCGGTGGCGCGGCCGGTGGCTCCGCTCAGGCCGATCACCTGCCCGCGCTTGATCTGCTGACCCACCTCCGTCTGGATCTCCGACAGATGCATGTACAAGGTGAACAGCCCCTGGCCGTGATCGATCACTACGCAATTGCCTTCGTAGAACAGATTGCTGGCCAGCACCACTTGTCCGGAGTTTGCCGCCAATACCGGCGTGCCCGGGCGGGCGTGGAAATCCATTCCCTGATGCACGCTCTTGACCTCACCGTTGAATACGCGCCGCGTTCCGAATCCCTCTGAGACTTGCGTGTCCACCGGAGCAATAAAGCTTCCCGACCATTCCGCAGCCTGCGTAATCTGGCTGAAGACTCGCTGCTTCAGCTGACGGTCTTCTTCGATGCGCTTCTGCATCTCTGGCGTCGGCTTCACGAACCGTTCCGGCACGCGCAGCACTTCGCTTCTGTAGATGATTGCGCTCACCTCTACCAGCTGAGTGAACTGGCCGGGGGCGCCGTCGCTTTTCACAGCCTCCAGTTGCAATTCGTAAGCGCCCGGGGGAATGTTCTGATCCACCCCCGCAATCCCATACCAGGCATCGCCACTCGCCGGGCGAGAGAAATAAACATCGTGACCGAGCCACTTGCCGCGTAGAGATGCGAGCTCGGTTTGAGTGCGGAAAACGAAGAGGCAGGGAGAGCCATTTACCAGAGGAGCGGGCGCCCACGTAACCTGTCCAGGAATGGGCGCTGGAAAAATCTGGGACGATGCCGCTGCCGGTGCGTGCCCCGAGTTCGCTCCCTGCCGTCGGGCGCTAACCTGGGATACTTGGGCCAGGCCGCTCGCAGCACTTCCGATCAGGACCAGCAAGACCACCAGATTCAGCACAGCAGAGGTCCATCTTCCTGAGCAAGGGCCCGTGATTTTCGCTGGCCTGGGCACTTTGGTCAATTCGGCAATCAGTTGCGGATTCCGTGACACGATAGGGTTGAGCGGATGCCAGATGCCCTTATCCTAGAAGAACTCTTCGCTACCGAACAATCCCTGGCATACCCGGCGACACTAGGGCTGATCACTGGGAACTTGTCGTTCCCTCGACGGCTCATGCTGAGCCCGTATCGCGGGCGAAGCATCTATGCTTTTGGCCCCCTTGGCTCACCGGCTATTGTGACTTCGCAACTGATTCCTCAT is from Terriglobales bacterium and encodes:
- the glgX gene encoding glycogen debranching protein GlgX; this translates as MFEIRRGRPYPLGATWDGEGVNFALFSQNAEGVTLCLFDGADTGTPSQTIEVKNRTRFIWHVYCKGCMPGQIYGYRVAGPYDPVKGQRFNAAKLLVDPYAHAISGTMDWSRGSAYAYKRGDPRADLVIDTSDDTAAAPKCIVVDGGFDWEGDAPPRIPLDKTILYELHVKGFTARLRNLDPALRGSYAGLGSPTAIEYLQYLGVTTLELLPIHACQPEKFLLDKGLTNYWGYNTLGFSAPDARYSASGNLGQQVTEFKQMVKQLHRAGFEVILDVVYNHTCESNHLGPTLSWRGIDNLNYYWLETDTPCLYHDYTGCGNSPQMSNPVVLRMIADSLRYWVNVMHVDGFRFDLATVLGREKDGPTRMASFFDIVQQDPVLSQVKLIAEPWDVGLGGYQVGNFPIDWAEWNGRYRDTVRRFWKGDAGMVSDMAYRLTGSSDLYSHDGRSPGASINFVTCHDGFTLHDLVSYNFKHNRANLQNNQDGTDQNDSWNCGVEGDTTDPAIGKLRTRQRRNYMATLLLSQGTPMLCAGDEFARTQQGNNNAYCQDNTISWVEWSRAHQFAELLEFTRQLIAFRKAHPVFRQTDFFHGRDISRNQIKDVTWLRTDGQEMGELDWQTDFIRAVGMMLDGSDIQEQDEVGKTIQDGVFLLLLNAASITVNFQMPSMPSIGLWHARMDTSSGWIAASGPSGTTRAPGAEYSVEDHSLVLLEWME
- a CDS encoding LysM peptidoglycan-binding domain-containing protein; this encodes MADLNALRSKYNPVIEAITRFGGSVQATDLHGDKLYLKATVPSELAKNRVWDAIKQVDPTYGDLEHDIASTGGQQTYTIQAGDNLSKISKMFYGNANQYMKIAQANNIADPNVIRAGATLVIPQ
- a CDS encoding M23 family metallopeptidase, which produces MLNLVVLLVLIGSAASGLAQVSQVSARRQGANSGHAPAAASSQIFPAPIPGQVTWAPAPLVNGSPCLFVFRTQTELASLRGKWLGHDVYFSRPASGDAWYGIAGVDQNIPPGAYELQLEAVKSDGAPGQFTQLVEVSAIIYRSEVLRVPERFVKPTPEMQKRIEEDRQLKQRVFSQITQAAEWSGSFIAPVDTQVSEGFGTRRVFNGEVKSVHQGMDFHARPGTPVLAANSGQVVLASNLFYEGNCVVIDHGQGLFTLYMHLSEIQTEVGQQIKRGQVIGLSGATGRATGPHLHMAVRWEGVYLDPARLLAISMPELR